A section of the Castanea sativa cultivar Marrone di Chiusa Pesio chromosome 12, ASM4071231v1 genome encodes:
- the LOC142620792 gene encoding uncharacterized protein LOC142620792, which produces MQSKGKVKVYPEKKDLQGVGFQDSRPKRDFSSHPMSAETSLVNSLFKEPIHHILEKIRHEPYFRPPNKMSGDASTRNQNLHCHYHQDKGHTTEDFRTLRDHLNQLAKAGKINHFLARPDGLVGQQGTRRYWGNTPQPVLGTINVILAQLRREVGDPSWIMSVQNGFGNEVMEENNQLVKRMRFSATPVLGFSDKDKEGTYQPHDDALVVTIRIEGHDVRRVLVDDGSGAEIM; this is translated from the coding sequence ATGCAAAGCAAAGGAAAGGTGAAGGTGTATCCGGAGAAGAAAGATCTTCAGGGAGTGGGGTTTCAAGATAGTCGGCCTAAGCGAGACTTTTCAAGTCACCCAATGTCCGCCGAAACTTCTCTGGTTAATTCGTTATTCAAGGAACCTATACATCACATATTGGAGAAAATTCGGCATGAACCGTATTTTAGACCACCCAACAAgatgagtggagatgcatccacgaggaatcaaaatcttcattgcCATTATCATCAAGACAAGGGACATACCACAGAAGATTTTCGGACATTGCGTGATCATCTGAACCAATTAGCTAAAGCTGGGAAGATCAATCACTTCTTGGCTAGACCGGACGGGCTAGTGGGACAACAAGGTACTCGGAGGTATTGGGGCAATACTCCTCAGCCAGTTCTAGGCACCATTAACGTCATTTTGGCGCAGCTGAGAAGAGAAGTCGGGGATCCTTCATGGATCATGTCCGTGCAAAACGGTTTTGGAAACGAAGTCATGGAGGAAAACAATCAACTGGTTAAAAGAATGAGGTTCTCGGCGACGCCGGTATTGGGGTTCTCTGATAAAGATAAGGAGGGCACGtatcaaccccatgacgatgcatTGGTAGTAACTATTCGTATCGAGGGACACGATGTGAGGCGAGTtttggtggatgatggaagtggtgcgGAAATCATGTAG